The Streptococcus oralis genome segment AGAAACAAGCGCAAAAGCGTATGGAAAGCTTGAACAAGCTTCAAAAAGGCTATGAAGTTATTACAATTGGTGGCCTTTACGGAACAGTGGATGAAGTAGACACTGAGAAGAGAACAATCGTACTGGATGTAGATGGGGTCTATTTGACTTTTGAATTGGCTGCTATCAAGACCGTTTTGCCGCTCAAAGAGGCTGTGACACCAGAAGGAACAGTTGTTGACGAAAGCGGAGCAATCGAAGAATAAAACGGGACCTGTCACTCCCGTTTTTCTATGAAGTGAGAGGAAAAGGGATGAGAAAAATAGTATTTGTGTGCTTAGGGAACATCTGCCGTAGCCCCATGGCAGAGTTTGTGATGAAATCCATGACGAGCGATTACCAGATTGAGAGTCGTGCGACTTCGTCTTGGGAACATGGCAATCCGATTCATAAGGGAACGCAAGGGATTTTCCAGCAATATCAGATTCCTTATGACAAAGACAAAACATCACTCCAGGTTCGTAGAGAAGATTTTGAGTCATTTGATTACATTATCGGGATGGATGCTTCAAACGTTTCAGATCTGCGTCAAATGTGTCCTCAGGAATTGCAGCATAAGATCTACCCTTTTGCATCTGAAAGTGTTCCAGATCCTTGGTATACAGGAGATTTTGAGGAAACCTATGCTCGCATCACAAGTGGCTGTAAAAGCTGGCTAGATCGATTAGAAAATGAGAGTGACAATGGAAAAGCTTAAAGAAATCTTCGAAAAATATCGAGTTTATCTAACTCGCCCACGTATAGAGATTGCAACTGTC includes the following:
- the yajC gene encoding preprotein translocase subunit YajC, translating into MNPNITFLIMLVGMMALMFFMQRSQKKQAQKRMESLNKLQKGYEVITIGGLYGTVDEVDTEKRTIVLDVDGVYLTFELAAIKTVLPLKEAVTPEGTVVDESGAIEE
- a CDS encoding low molecular weight protein-tyrosine-phosphatase; translation: MRKIVFVCLGNICRSPMAEFVMKSMTSDYQIESRATSSWEHGNPIHKGTQGIFQQYQIPYDKDKTSLQVRREDFESFDYIIGMDASNVSDLRQMCPQELQHKIYPFASESVPDPWYTGDFEETYARITSGCKSWLDRLENESDNGKA